Proteins co-encoded in one Oncorhynchus kisutch isolate 150728-3 linkage group LG1, Okis_V2, whole genome shotgun sequence genomic window:
- the LOC116374424 gene encoding probable ATP-dependent RNA helicase DDX27 isoform X2, protein MVFTQTKKQAHRMHILLGLMGLKVGELHGNLSQTQKTEEPQVINFTMPNTMKHYIHRVGRTARTCRVGRSVSMVGETERKMLKAIVRKAKTPVNSRVLAQEVISKFRELIEKLEKDVYAVRRLEREERAMAYSEAQ, encoded by the exons ATGGTATTCACCCAGACTAAGAAGCAGGCCCACCGGATGCACATCCTCCTGGGCCTGATGGGGCTAAAGGTGGGGGAGCTGCACGGGAACCTGTCCCAGACCCAAAAGACTGAAGAGCCCCAG GTGATCAACTTCACCATGCCCAACACAATGAAGCACTACATTCACAGGGTTGGCCGCACAGCCAGAACCTGCAGGGTGGGTCGCTCTGTGTCCATGGTGggcgagacagagaggaagatgcTCAAGGCAATTGTCAGGAAGGCCAAGACCCCTGTGAATTCCCGTGTCCTGGCACAAG aggTGATTTCAAAGTTCCGAGAGCTGATTGAGAAGCTGGAGAAGGACGTGTACGCCGTCAGGcgcctggagagagaggagagggccatGGCCTATTCGGAGGCTCAG TGA
- the LOC116374424 gene encoding probable ATP-dependent RNA helicase DDX27 isoform X1, producing MVFTQTKKQAHRMHILLGLMGLKVGELHGNLSQTQKTEEPQVINFTMPNTMKHYIHRVGRTARTCRVGRSVSMVGETERKMLKAIVRKAKTPVNSRVLAQEVISKFRELIEKLEKDVYAVRRLEREERAMAYSEAQVKSSILCVFKYMVVCSCVHMCVCVFCVCVCACVIQISVAQKQLA from the exons ATGGTATTCACCCAGACTAAGAAGCAGGCCCACCGGATGCACATCCTCCTGGGCCTGATGGGGCTAAAGGTGGGGGAGCTGCACGGGAACCTGTCCCAGACCCAAAAGACTGAAGAGCCCCAG GTGATCAACTTCACCATGCCCAACACAATGAAGCACTACATTCACAGGGTTGGCCGCACAGCCAGAACCTGCAGGGTGGGTCGCTCTGTGTCCATGGTGggcgagacagagaggaagatgcTCAAGGCAATTGTCAGGAAGGCCAAGACCCCTGTGAATTCCCGTGTCCTGGCACAAG aggTGATTTCAAAGTTCCGAGAGCTGATTGAGAAGCTGGAGAAGGACGTGTACGCCGTCAGGcgcctggagagagaggagagggccatGGCCTATTCGGAGGCTCAGGTAAAAAGCAGCATATTGTGTGTATTCAAATACATGGTAGTGTGTTCCTGTGttcatatgtgtgtatgtgtattttgtgtgtgtgtgtgcgcatgtgtcaTTCAAATCAGTGTGGCACAGAAGCAGCTAGCATAA
- the LOC109891231 gene encoding E3 ubiquitin-protein ligase RNF182-like, with the protein MNQKLEKLDLETDQRCQPLVYTVEELECKICYNRYDTRSRKPKVLGCLHRVCTKCLKKIVENSSPSIVSCPFCRHETHVPYEEIWLLQDDSNILAILTYQDRARKSGGSITPGGEVLLTPSSLSGGGGDGCGGDSGGDCVTTGEQSHSSSDCLVITIMEVPGESQSLDSMSMLNMVRLYRPASLASLPCNMPLQKCGAWTSRNFPSFLIGVLCLVFFSSLPLGIYLLMIQQLTLGVILVSLVPSTLVLCVFYGFCQCLCHEIMQSIAT; encoded by the coding sequence ATGAACCAGAAGTTGGAGAAGTTGGACTTGGAGACGGACCAGCGCTGCCAGCCTCTGGTCTACACCGTGGAGGAGCTGGAGTGCAAGATTTGCTATAACCGCTACGACACGCGCTCCCGCAAGCCCAAGGTGCTGGGCTGCCTCCACCGCGTCTGCACCAAATGCCTGAAGAAGATTGTGGAGAACTCGTCCCCCAGCATCGTCAGCTGCCCCTTCTGTCGGCACGAGACGCATGTGCCCTATGAGGAGATCTGGCTGCTGCAGGACGACAGCAACATCCTGGCCATCCTCACCTATCAGGACCGGGCCAGGAAGAGTGGCGGTTCCATCACCCCTGGCGGGGAGGTACTGCTGACCCCAAGCAGCCTGAGCGGAGGTGGAGGGGACGGCTGTGGTGGTGATTCTGGGGGTGACTGCGTCACAACCGGCGAACAGTCGCATAGCTCCTCCGACTGCCTGGTCATCACCATCATGGAGGTGCCGGGCGAATCGCAGTCATTGGACTCCATGAGCATGCTCAATATGGTGCGCCTGTACCGGCCCGCAAGCCTGGCCTCGCTGCCCTGCAACATGCCCTTGCAGAAGTGCGGCGCTTGGACCTCGCGCAACTTTCCCAGCTTCCTAATCGGTGTCCTGTGTCTGGTCTTCTTCTCGTCGCTGCCGCTGGGCATCTACCTGCTGATGATCCAGCAGCTCACCCTGGGCGTCATCCTGGTCAGCCTGGTGCCCTCCACCCtagttctgtgtgtgttctacgGCTTCTGTCAATGCCTTTGCCATGAGATCATGCAGTCCATAGCTACATAG
- the LOC109891217 gene encoding ubiquitin-conjugating enzyme E2 C isoform X4, whose product MASQNMDPAAASSTAALKGTETGGSAAKGSVTKRLQQELMTLMMSGDKGISAFPESDNLFKWIGTIDGAQGTVYEGLRYKLSLEFPSGYPYKAPRVKFITPCFHPNVDDQGFICLDILKDKWSALYDVRSILLSIQSLLGEPNIESPLNTAAAELWDNQEAFKAHLNTTYKN is encoded by the exons ATGGCCTCTCAAAATATGGACCCTGCAGCCGCCTCGTCCACAGCAGCTCTGAAAGGCACTGAGACCGGTGGGAGTGCAGCAAAGGGCTCAGTCACGAAGAG ACTTCAACAAGAACTGATGACACTAATG ATGTCTGGAGATAAAGGGATCTCTGCTTTCCCGGAGTCTGACAACCTTTTTAAGTGGATAGGAACGATAGACGGAGCTCAGGGAACA GTTTACGAAGGCCTGAGGTACAAGCTGTCGTTGGAGTTCCCCAGTGGCTACCCGTACAAAGCCCCCCGAGTGAAGTTCATCACGCCATGTTTTCACCCTAACGTCGATGATCAGGGCTTCATCTGTCTGGATATCTTGAAAGACAAATGGTCAGCCCTGTACGACGTACGGTCCATTCTTCTGTCCATCCAGAGTTTATTAGGAG AGCCCAACATTGAGAGTCCATtgaacactgctgctgctgagctTTGGGATAACCAGGAAG cctTCAAAGCCCATTTGAACACAACCTACAAGAACTGA